GTGGCCGCTTTTATAGACGCCGAACACGCCCTTGACCCGTCGTATGCTCAGGCCATCGGCGTAGACCTCGACGAACTCTATTTCTCGCAGCCGGACAACGGCGAGCAGGCACTCGAGATCGCCGACACCCTTATCCGCTCCGGCGCCCTTGACGTGGTCGTTATAGACTCTGTTGCGGCCCTGGTGCCTAGAGCTGAGATAGAGGGTGAGATAGGAGACTCTCACGTCGGGCTTCAGGCTCGTCTGATGAGCCAGGCGCTCAGGAAGCTTTCGGGGTCGTTGAGTCGTTCGGATACAACGGCGGTTTTCATCAACCAGCTCCGGGAGAAGATCGGGGTGATGTTCGGTTCGCCGGAGACCACGCCGGGCGGGCGGGCGCTGAAGTTCTATGCGAGCGTGCGGCTCGACGTGCGGCGCATCGGTGCGTTGAAGTCCGGGAGCGATACGGTCGGCAACCAGACAAAGGTCACGGTGAGAAAAAACAAGGTCGCTCCGCCGTTCAAGGTAGTGGAGTTCGACATCATGTACGGGGAGGGGATCTCCAAAGAGGGCAGCCTCCTCGACGTTGGCATAGAGAACGATGTCATACAGAAGAGCGGGGCCTGGTTTGCCTACGGGGATGAGAGGATCGGCCAGGGCCGGGAGAACGCCCGGAAGTTCCTCAAGGAGAACGACGAGATCCGGGAGAGGGTTATAGCCGACATCCACGAGAAGCTTGGTTTCGCCGAGGGCGGCGGCGTAGTGGAGAGCGGTGTCGAGGAAGACGGGGTCGTCGGAAACCCGGCGGAACGTCAGCCGGTGTAGTCCGGCTCCGGCCCGGAATCGGACACGGTCTCTTCTGTGGCTGAGATCACCCGCCTGAAAGAGAAGGCCGGGCGCGTCCGGGTCTATGCCGACGGCGAGTTCTACGCGGAGATAGACCTCGCCGTCGCGGAGGAGAGCGGGCTCGTCGAGGGCTTCGATATCTCCGAGAAGGCTCTCCGGGAGGTGTGTCGGGCCGGGGAGTACGCCCTGGCGATGCGTCGGGCTTTCAACCTGCTCTCGTACCGGGCGCGGTCCCGGGGGGAGATCCGGGACCGGCTCGCCTCAAAGCACGACCACAAGGCGGAGATCATAGACTCCGTGCTCGTCAGGCTCGAAGAACTCGGCTACCTCGACGACAAGGAGTTCGCCCGCTCCGTGGCCCGGCAGAAGGCCGGGAAATACGGTCCCAGGCGCATAGCCGCAGAGCTTCAGCGGGCCGGGGTCTCAAAAGAAACCGTCGGGGAGGTCGTGGAGGAAGAATTCTCCGGTCGGGACGAATTCGAAGAGGCTCGTAAGGCGGTTCACAGCCGCTATAATACGGAGGATGTCGGCGGCGGCGATGCGCTGGCACGGAAGGTCTACGGCTTTCTTGCAAGAAGGGGATACTCCCCGGAGGTCTGCGCCGAAATAGCCGGCGAGTACCGTACGGGGCAAGGCTAGGGCGAACTCTAGATACTACAGAACTCTATCCAGAGCACACGTTGAGGGCAGTATCCTTCGCAGAACGCCGGGGGCTGTACTGACGGACATCAGACGTGAGAGCGGGGGCGAGATCCCCGGTTTTCTGGAGGAGTTGACATGACGATCGTGTTTTTGGTACTCGGCCTCGTGGTGGGACTCGCCGTCGGGGCGGGGGTGGGTTTCACGCTGCTGAATTCCCGTGTGAGCCAGAGCCTCGAATCCTCTCGGGGCAGCGCGCAGGAGATCATCTCGGAGGCCAGCCGCAAGGCCGAGTCTTCGAGAAGGGAGTCCGAGATCGCGGCCCGTGAGGCGGCGATAAAGATAAAAGACGAGGCCGAGGCCGAAGCCCGCCAGAGGCGGGCCGAGATCTCCCGGATCGAGGAGCGCCTCGACAACCGCGATGCTGCGCTGGATCGCCGCGAGGGCGAGATAGAGAAGGTTCGCAGTCGCCTCGCTGCCGAAGAGGAGAAACTCAACAGGCGCGAACAGGCCCTTGCAGACCGGGAATCCGAGCAGCTGCGCGTACTGGAGGAGCTCTCGGGCTTGACAAAAACCGAGGCCGAGAACAGGCTGTTCTCCAACCTTGAACTGGAGCTTCAGGACAGGCTCGGGCGGATGGTCCGGGACCGGACGATGGAGGCCGAGGAGACGGCGGACCTCGAAGCGCGGAGGATCATCGCAACGAGCATGGAGCGGCTCGCCTCAGACCTCGCCTCGGAGTCTACGGTGAAGGCGGTCAGCCTCACATCGGACGACATGAAGGGGCGGATCATAGGTCGTGAGGGGCGCAACATCCGGGCCTTCGAGGCGGCCACCGGGGTGGATGTGATCATCGACGACACGCCGGAGACGGTTGTTATCTCGTGCTTTGACCCGGTGCGGCGCGAGACGGCGAGGATCAGCATGGAGCGTCTGGTCCAGGACGGCCGGATACATCCGGGGCGCATCGAGCAGATCGTCGCAAAGGCGAAAAAGGAGGTCGAGAAGGAGATCAAATCCGCCGGGAGGCAGGCTCTTTTCGACGCGAAGATCTCGGGCGGTATGCACAATGACCTCCAGCGGCTCCTCGGCGCGCTCAAGTTCCGCACGTCTTACGGGCAGAATGTTCTTGCTCACTCGGTCGAGGTCGCCAACCTGGCCGGGATGATAGCTCAGGAACTCGGCGCGAACGTGAAGCTCAGCCGCCGGGGCGCGCTTCTGCACGACGTCGGCAAGGCTATTGACCACGAGGTCGAGGGGACGCACGCCATGATCGGCGGTCGGTTTGCAAAGAAGAGCGGCGAGTCAGACGATATAGTCCGGGCGATTCAGGCGCACCACCACGAGATAGAGATGGAGACCGTAGAGGACGTTATCGTTGCGACCGCCGACGCCGTCTCCGCTGCCCGGCCGGGGGCCAGACGCGAGACGACCGAGATCTACATCGAACGCCTCCGCGCTCTGGAGGACATCGCAACCGGACACCGGGGGGTGGACAAGGCGTACGCCATTCAAGCCGGGCGTGAGATCCGGGTGATGGTCCAGCCCTCCGAGGTGGACGACCGAATAGCGGCCAAGCTGGCCCTCGATATCTCCCGTCAGATAGAGACCGACCTTGAATACCCCGGCCAGATCAAGGTAACCGTTATCCGCGAGAGCCGCGTGAGCGAGGTCGCCAAGTAACCGACCTGACGGGATGATATGAATGAAAATCGACATCGTCGGCCCCTGTCCCCTGTAATATGGTCTTTCTTTTGACGGAGGGACCGTACCGCGATATCGGCGCGGGGCTTGTCCGGCTCTCGGGCCTCGAAGCCCCTCGCCGCGCCCCGTCGAACCTCCTGACCGTCGAGGACGTTCTTCTCGAACTCCTGAAAAACGCCCGCGACGCCGGAGCAACCGGGATCTACGTCGCCTCCTCCCTCCACGCCCGGCGCTACCGGACGCTCCTTGTCCTCGACAACGGCGAGGGCATCCCGGCCCAGCACACCGAAACCATCTTCGAACCCGGAACGACCAGCCGCCACCTCTCCCGGACCTCCGGCTTCGCCCTGTACCACATAAAGAACCTGGCCCACCAGGCCACCGTCACAAACCCCGCAAACCCGACCGCGATCAAAGCCACCCTCGATACCCGCCGGATCCCGGAAAGAACCCTCCAGTCGGCCTCCCGTACCTCGAAGTCAAACCTCCTCGCCACCGCTACCGACTTCGCCCGCCAGAACCAGAACCTCCGCCTTTACCTCGGAACCCAGTCCAATATCGTCTCAACCCTTCTAAAAAACAACATAATACCTCAAAACCTCGCTTCCGGAGCCGATGGTCGGGGTGCTTCGGAGGTGTTCGAGTATGTTCGGGGGCTTGGCTTTGAGATATCGGCGAGGACCTTGAAGCGGGTTCTCTCGGGTGGCGGGGCGTTCGGTGAGCCGGGCCGTTCCCCGGCCCTCGACTCTGATACCCTGAAAGGCTACAGGCCGCCCCGGAAGGGTCGTAAGAAAGGCGAGGCCCCGGCACCGGTCCGGCGGGTCCTGCTGGGGGCCGGGGACAGAGCCGGAATAGAAGCCATAATCCGCGAAGCCGCAGCAGCAAACTACCTCTCGGTCTCAGACGTGCGGTTTGAATACCGGGAGGGCGGCATCGCTATCACGGCAGATATCGCAGAGCCCGAAGAAGAGTACGATGAATAGAGGATACAATGAATAATACACACAGTATAAACAACACGAGCTTGAAAAAAGGTGCAAGACCGGGCCGGTCTTTTCCGGTCTTCCCTGCGGCGACCGGTGGTGGGGCGGCTGGGGAGGTAGTCTCCGGCGGTCCGGCCTCTGCGGTCAGGCTTGAAGGGGCCGGGAAGACCGCCTGCATCCGGACGTTCGGGTGTCAGATGAACGTGCATGACTCGGACAGGATGCGTCGCATGGTCCTTGATGCCGGGTATGCCGAGGTCCAGGCCTACGAAGACGCCGACATCGTTGTTCTCAACACCTGCTACGTCCGCGAAAACGCCGTAGACCGGGTCCGGGGACACCTCGGGGAGATAAACCGCCTCAAAAAAGAAGGCCGCGTCAAGAAAGTCGCCCTCACGGGCTGCGTCGGCGCCGCTGATGAAGCAGGGGAACTCCAGAAACAATTCAACGTGGACCTTGTATTGGGCACTCATAATACGTATGAGCTTGCGGAGTTCGTGGGGTTGCCGACTATGGCCGAGACCTACACGCCCGAGTTGCCGGGGACAGAGGGGGAGCATTCCGCCTTTGTCACTATAATGACCGGGTGCAACTACAAGTGCAGCTACTGTATCGTGCCAACGGTCCGGGGCAGGATGGTTTGCCGTCCGTTTGAGAACGTGGTCTCCGAGGTAGAGCGGCTGGTTGCCGGCGGGACAAAGTACATAACCCTGCTCGGGCAGACCGTCGATGCGTGGCGGGGGGATGGCTTGAGGTTTTGTGATCTCCTCCTGCGGGTCTCTGAGGTTGCTCCGAGGGTCTCGTTCACGACAAGCCACCCGTCCAACATGGAGGATCGGACCCTGCGGCTTATAGGTGAGAGCGACACCATCGTCAAGAGGCTTCACCTGCCCGTACAGTCCGGGTCCGACAGGATGCTCGGGATCATGCACCGGGGCTACCGGTCCGAGCGTTACCGGCGGAAGATAGAGGTCTTTCGGGGGGCGGTCCCGGGCGGGACGCTCAGCACGGACCTGATAATCGGGCATCCCGGCGAGACCGAAGAGGACCATGAGGCGACGCTCTCGCTTGTTGAGGACTGCGCCTTTGACTCCGCGTACGTCTTCAAGTACTCGCCCCGGCGCGGAACTGAAGGGGCCCGGATGTTCGAGGCCGGCGAGGCGATACCCGAGAACGTTGTTCAGCGGCGCTTCTCCGAGGTGCTCGGGTCCATAGAGAAAAACGCCCTCGAGCGAAACCGGAGCAAGGTCGGCGGGGAGGAGGAGGTCTTTATCAGGCACGGGGTTTCGGATTCCGGACGGGTCATCGGCGAGACCTGGAGTGGACACGCCGTTTATCTCTCCTGTGATGCCGTCGCACCTCCGGCCCCGGGCGACTACGTCCGGGCCACCATCACCTCAGCCGGGCCGCACGCGCTCTACGCCAGCCAGAGAACCCTCCAGACAACAGAACCGGACCGTTGAGCGAGGACCCGAGGTGCCTCGTCGTCTACGGTCCGACCGCAAG
This sequence is a window from Rubrobacter indicoceani. Protein-coding genes within it:
- the recA gene encoding recombinase RecA; the encoded protein is MDNKNKAIDAAFSQIEKKFGKGAIMRMGDRQAMKIPSISTGSIALDLALGIGGVPRGRIVEIYGPESSGKTTLALHVIAEAQRAGGVAAFIDAEHALDPSYAQAIGVDLDELYFSQPDNGEQALEIADTLIRSGALDVVVIDSVAALVPRAEIEGEIGDSHVGLQARLMSQALRKLSGSLSRSDTTAVFINQLREKIGVMFGSPETTPGGRALKFYASVRLDVRRIGALKSGSDTVGNQTKVTVRKNKVAPPFKVVEFDIMYGEGISKEGSLLDVGIENDVIQKSGAWFAYGDERIGQGRENARKFLKENDEIRERVIADIHEKLGFAEGGGVVESGVEEDGVVGNPAERQPV
- a CDS encoding regulatory protein RecX, which translates into the protein MAEITRLKEKAGRVRVYADGEFYAEIDLAVAEESGLVEGFDISEKALREVCRAGEYALAMRRAFNLLSYRARSRGEIRDRLASKHDHKAEIIDSVLVRLEELGYLDDKEFARSVARQKAGKYGPRRIAAELQRAGVSKETVGEVVEEEFSGRDEFEEARKAVHSRYNTEDVGGGDALARKVYGFLARRGYSPEVCAEIAGEYRTGQG
- the rny gene encoding ribonuclease Y, which translates into the protein MTIVFLVLGLVVGLAVGAGVGFTLLNSRVSQSLESSRGSAQEIISEASRKAESSRRESEIAAREAAIKIKDEAEAEARQRRAEISRIEERLDNRDAALDRREGEIEKVRSRLAAEEEKLNRREQALADRESEQLRVLEELSGLTKTEAENRLFSNLELELQDRLGRMVRDRTMEAEETADLEARRIIATSMERLASDLASESTVKAVSLTSDDMKGRIIGREGRNIRAFEAATGVDVIIDDTPETVVISCFDPVRRETARISMERLVQDGRIHPGRIEQIVAKAKKEVEKEIKSAGRQALFDAKISGGMHNDLQRLLGALKFRTSYGQNVLAHSVEVANLAGMIAQELGANVKLSRRGALLHDVGKAIDHEVEGTHAMIGGRFAKKSGESDDIVRAIQAHHHEIEMETVEDVIVATADAVSAARPGARRETTEIYIERLRALEDIATGHRGVDKAYAIQAGREIRVMVQPSEVDDRIAAKLALDISRQIETDLEYPGQIKVTVIRESRVSEVAK
- a CDS encoding ATP-binding protein codes for the protein MTEGPYRDIGAGLVRLSGLEAPRRAPSNLLTVEDVLLELLKNARDAGATGIYVASSLHARRYRTLLVLDNGEGIPAQHTETIFEPGTTSRHLSRTSGFALYHIKNLAHQATVTNPANPTAIKATLDTRRIPERTLQSASRTSKSNLLATATDFARQNQNLRLYLGTQSNIVSTLLKNNIIPQNLASGADGRGASEVFEYVRGLGFEISARTLKRVLSGGGAFGEPGRSPALDSDTLKGYRPPRKGRKKGEAPAPVRRVLLGAGDRAGIEAIIREAAAANYLSVSDVRFEYREGGIAITADIAEPEEEYDE
- a CDS encoding MiaB/RimO family radical SAM methylthiotransferase; this encodes MKKGARPGRSFPVFPAATGGGAAGEVVSGGPASAVRLEGAGKTACIRTFGCQMNVHDSDRMRRMVLDAGYAEVQAYEDADIVVLNTCYVRENAVDRVRGHLGEINRLKKEGRVKKVALTGCVGAADEAGELQKQFNVDLVLGTHNTYELAEFVGLPTMAETYTPELPGTEGEHSAFVTIMTGCNYKCSYCIVPTVRGRMVCRPFENVVSEVERLVAGGTKYITLLGQTVDAWRGDGLRFCDLLLRVSEVAPRVSFTTSHPSNMEDRTLRLIGESDTIVKRLHLPVQSGSDRMLGIMHRGYRSERYRRKIEVFRGAVPGGTLSTDLIIGHPGETEEDHEATLSLVEDCAFDSAYVFKYSPRRGTEGARMFEAGEAIPENVVQRRFSEVLGSIEKNALERNRSKVGGEEEVFIRHGVSDSGRVIGETWSGHAVYLSCDAVAPPAPGDYVRATITSAGPHALYASQRTLQTTEPDR